In one Amaranthus tricolor cultivar Red isolate AtriRed21 chromosome 8, ASM2621246v1, whole genome shotgun sequence genomic region, the following are encoded:
- the LOC130820643 gene encoding F-box protein At1g67340-like: MRTRRGLCYPKLHDSSTPITLSVHDNSNKTIKMMKKNRDGFVNGDDDKKRSCFSPENDNDNHNFGYRSCEIPSRKRAKILPEFVGGYDFFDSLPDDLVVSILSKLSSSASCPADFINVLVTCKRFNGLGLNSMVLSKASPKTMAIKANNWSDSAHRFLKICSDAGNVDACYTLGMIRFYCLQNRGSGASLMAKAAINSHAQALYSLAVIQFNGSGGTKSDKDLRAGVALCARAAFLGHVDALRELGHCLQDGYGVRQNVVEGRRFLVQANARELAAALTCSSASYWLTSPHAGNRSTTTTVGCPLLSDFGCNVPAPEAHPANRFLTEWFTTRTGDKNIEPGLRLCSHSGCGRPETRKHEFRRCSVCGAVNYCSRACQALDWKLRHKGECAPMPRWVDVNEDNDNIHAGDDNGDDDGDGEMNGMEIDGER, translated from the exons ATGAGAACTAGAAGAGGACTATGTTATCCGAAACTACATGATTCTTCCACCCCAATCACTCTTTCCGTTCACGATAATAGTAATAAGACgataaagatgatgaagaaaaatAGAGATGGTTTTGTTAATGGCGATGATGATAAAAAGAGATCGTGTTTTTCGCCGgaaaatgataatgataatcataatttTGGTTACAGAAGTTGTGAGATTCCTTCCCGGAAAAGAGCAAAAATCTTACCGGAGTTTGTCGGCGGTTATGATTTCTTCGATTCTTTACCGGATGACCTTGTTGTATCTATTTTAAGCAAGCTTAGTTCTTCTGCTTCTTGTCCTGCAGATTTCATCAACGTCCTTGTAAC TTGTAAGAGATTCAACGGTTTAGGCCTTAATTCAATGGTGTTATCAAAAGCTTCACCTAAAACAATGGCGATTAAAGCTAATAATTGGTCTGATTCTGCTCATCGTTTCCTCAAGATTTGCTCCGATGCTGGAAATGTTGACGCTTGCTACACTCTTGGCATG ATTCGATTTTACTGCTTACAAAACCGAGGAAGTGGAGCGTCACTAATGGCGAAAGCAGCGATTAACTCGCACGCGCAAGCACTTTACTCCTTAGCAGTCATTCAATTCAACGGAAGTGGAGGAACAAAAAGCGACAAAGACTTACGCGCTGGCGTCGCGTTATGTGCACGTGCCGCCTTCCTAGGACATGTTGATGCACTCCGAGAATTAGGTCATTGTCTCCAAGACGGTTATGGTGTCCGTCAAAACGTCGTCGAAGGTCGTCGTTTTCTTGTCCAAGCAAACGCACGTGAGCTAGCCGCTGCTCTCACGTGCTCCTCTGCTTCCTACTGGCTAACCTCTCCACATGCGGGAAACCGTAGCACCACCACCACAGTTGGATGTCCATTATTAAGTGATTTCGGATGTAATGTCCCGGCTCCAGAAGCTCACCCAGCGAATCGGTTTTTGACCGAGTGGTTTACTACTCGAACCGGGGATAAAAACATTGAACCGGGTTTGAGACTTTGTTCTCATTCCGGTTGTGGTAGACCGGAGACACGTAAACATGAATTCCGACGGTGTTCAGTCTGTGGGGCTGTGAATTATTGCTCACGTGCTTGTCAGGCGCTGGATTGGAAGTTGAGACACAAAGGTGAGTGTGCTCCTATGCCTAGATGGGTTGATGTTAATGAAGATAATGATAATATCCACGCCGGCGACGATAACGGAGATGATGACGGTGACGGTGAAATGAACGGCATGGAAATTGATGGTGAAagataa